The DNA sequence TAAATATAACTATTATTTAGGTTAGAtgaaaaaattgaagaatatAACATGACAAACTTTGCCAATAATAGATGATATAATGTGCGCCATGACTTCTTAATCCAATCTGAATCACTCTCCTTTAAAGTGCTCTAAAGTGGGAAAGTtagtaagataaaaaattaaaagtttagtCACTCTTGAATTAAGATAATAGAATCCATGGtgtaaattacaaaattaacaataattaaacGGATACTTTCTTACTGTACTAATGTTgtcattttaaaaaatctttttcccTCTAATCCATTCATGTACATTACAGTGTCCTTCACCTCATAGAAATATTGATTGCTCTTGTTCATGCACTTTTCTCGAAGAAAGATTGGAGttaatttagtcaaattttagttttatcaatcacttttaatacaaaaaataaaaaatatacatgtaTACATAAAGCTAGTactataattatttttctaaaaaggaAAATATACATAAGAAATATACAACAATGCCAAAGATTATTTAACGTTTTAATATATCTATATATCCATTAAGGTTGTTCAAATGATCATCTCAGCTCCACCACAATATATATAAAACACCCCATTATTTTCTTTCATTCCCGTATCTCTCAAAAGACACATTGCTCTTGTGGTTTGGGAAAGCATTAGCAAGAAAGTTTAATAACACATTTAGCAGTTGGGATTCAAAAGCTGAAGAGAAACTGATTAACATGGTGGTGCCTGAAATAATAGAGGAAAAAGAGCGCAACAAGAGAATCATCAGAGACTTATACAAAGCCATAATCTCCAAAGACGCGGACAAATTGCATCTCCTTCTTGCCCCAAACTTAGAATGGTGGTTCCATGGCCCACAACGTCATCGCCACCATTTGATTCCGTTGCTAACATGCACTTCTTCTTCAGCATCATCATCAAACCCTTTTGTTCCTCATCTCATAGAAGAGTTTGGATTGGTGATTATCGCTGAAGGGTACGATAAGGTGAACAACGTGTGGTGGGTGCATGCATGGACTATTACCGTTGACGGGGTCATTACTCAGATCAGAGAGTATCTCAACACTTCGGTGATTGTCACTAAGCTTAGGAAGCATTTGgatgctgatgatgatgatgcttgtTACTCTTCCATGGGTCATTGCGTTTGGAAGAGCAAGCTCGTTGATGACTCTGTGCCTGGAATTATTCTTGCAATATAGCGGTAACTCACTAACTCCGCTAGGGGTTGCAGCAGCAACCCTATCTATGGTTGCCCAACCGGTACGgttgaggatatatatatatataaccaaaaaCCTTTTAATTACTAAATCAAGAACTTTCAGTCAAaagtttaacattttttttataaaaactaaaTCTATTTATTAGAGATATGTAAATACTAAATTACAATTTCAAGATTTTATTAGATTATtgaatattgtattattttataattCGCGGATTAAGTGCGGGTAGAGTTAGGGTTGACATGTTATAAATTCACAGGTAAGGTAAGGTTGAGTTTTAGCGAAAAATCAATCTACGAGTAAGAATAGAATTATGTCTAAACCCTATCCTACCCTACCAATTGTCATCTCCAAATTCCataatatttgtatttattattgttGTGATTTCATTCAATAATTGAGTTTCATGTTTTTATTTATAGGTGTTCAAATTAAATCAttcattcaattcgattcaattCAAATCGAAAACGGACTAAAACTTgcactaatttaaatttgattagaGTATGAATTGAATCTGATTGAATTTTAAATctacttttcaaaatcaatccaaTCCCATTCAAATCCTACAatgtgatataatattattttttattattatatttaaaattttaactataatatattcattgttatattttttatcttattcatgtattattattatttagttaatattttatgaatttaaaaaggaatttatttttttattttaactaatttataattttatttctattcatgttattattagttttttaatatacTATATATTGAGACTTCTTATATCATTGttagttatttaaaatttaatattaagacttgttatgtatattcattttttttaatttacagaaTTGCCAATCCAATCCAATTCAAACCGCTTAAAATTGGATTGGATTGTTTAGAGAAAATTATCCAATCTAAATCGCACCGTAAATAAAATTAGTATTTGAATCAGATGAATTTTTTATACATTTAAAAATAGCTATTTTTAACTGTCTTTTTTACCTAAATAAAATGACAATTTATGCCTTTAAAATGACGatttttaaatgttatttttatctaattataatgatagttttttttatatattttaaagtcATTTAGaccatattaaaataattattttttatttgaagtgccatgttttgaaattcaaaactttaaaatttcgtaataataaaaaatatcataaaccaCACATCATAACATTTttaattcattcataatcatcgaAAATCAAAAGTCATAACTAGTAAACAAAGCATTAAAGATATCATGATTTTTCagttatacatatataaatatatggtcCTTAATACATAATATTTCATCATGCGAGATTACAGTTTCTTGTTGCTTGCTCCAAAAGACCTACttcttaactcttttgacgaTGGAATCTCACTCTCTTGATCTAATTCTTacaactaggggtggcaaacgggccaaAACCCATCAGATCGGCCTGTGTagcccgccaaaaaaggcgggttggactagaactttgaaaCTGCGAAACTTAAAAAGCCTGCCTAATCCACACCACCTAATTCGTGGGTTTTGGCGGGCTTCGGTGGGGGTGGAATGGAGCGGCTTCCCCAGCAAGCTAGGCATTTTTTTTATCAAGACCATTTGTTTACAAATTTCTATAATATTATTGATCTACAAGAGGATGAAAATGATAATTGAAGatgttttaagttatattttcgattaggaaaagtatgaggagccaatattCTTattgtacaatgtatacaatgggagtttaattgaaattaaaattaaattatgggtaactaattaattgtttcatatttaaaatttaaacaaaattagGATTCTCCTCACTGACCTCAACACAGACGGCAGCCCTAATTCTAATTTCCTCTCATcgccgttcttcttcttctttcctttcagCACCGGCATCCCTTCTTCCTCCCTCATGCTGCCATCATCCACCGCACCAAGTTCCCCTCGCGTCGCCCTCCTCAATCGCGCCCCAGCGGGCGCGTCCTTCCTCATGTCTCCCTCCACCAAGATACAGCGACCCCGACTATCGTTAGCACGGCCGTTGAAGCTCGCCACCGTTTTCTGCCCAACGGCCTCCCCCTGCGCACCACTAGGCTTGTTGCAATTCTGCTCTCCGCGACTGACGCCCACCAACACAATAATCTCCTATCTACAGTGCTGTTTCAATTTGTATGTTTATAGTGTCATTGATTTTCcagatttgaataaaattttgttgGATATTTTGTgggttttttttatcattattctgATTAGTCATGGGAACTCAAGGACCAACTGATCACAACTCTCTTACTAATGGCTCTGTAAGTCTCTGTATCTATCTATCtctttgtatattatttttatcattattgtATTTGCAACAAATAAGTTCTTGTTTCTGCCTAAACATAAATATGAATTTGACCATGAATAGAGAACAAAATTATTACT is a window from the Arachis hypogaea cultivar Tifrunner chromosome 17, arahy.Tifrunner.gnm2.J5K5, whole genome shotgun sequence genome containing:
- the LOC112765881 gene encoding wound-induced protein 1-like; translated protein: MVVPEIIEEKERNKRIIRDLYKAIISKDADKLHLLLAPNLEWWFHGPQRHRHHLIPLLTCTSSSASSSNPFVPHLIEEFGLVIIAEGYDKVNNVWWVHAWTITVDGVITQIREYLNTSVIVTKLRKHLDADDDDACYSSMGHCVWKSKLVDDSVPGIILAI